In Labeo rohita strain BAU-BD-2019 chromosome 16, IGBB_LRoh.1.0, whole genome shotgun sequence, one DNA window encodes the following:
- the phc1 gene encoding LOW QUALITY PROTEIN: polyhomeotic-like protein 1 (The sequence of the model RefSeq protein was modified relative to this genomic sequence to represent the inferred CDS: deleted 1 base in 1 codon) — protein MEAGEDQTNSSSANSSAASGGNSRPPQIAQMSLYERQAVQALQALQRQPNAAQYFQQLMLQQHINSAQLNLAAVQQATLAASRQSSSPSNSVSQATSSAQCTVNLSTAAGGGTMTNPRPVGPATSATSPALNQSVLLGGNSGGQGQMYLRVNRSLRAPLTPQLIFMHGTPATAAVSTVAQQQPQQQQQQQQQQETAPTSSSNQSDNDQVQNLAMRCVSTPRVAAVKTEFADRKETSGSFPLNQQTQTQQQFGQSAQQIQPQTQALANTKLQNCSNAANPSMPGLNVKGANQSAVTPQQAGGSSNPPSSSPSPSLPLSQILLSQSGLCQARGVPAAAATVTHILVPTSNVPTSSQGYPMGTVATKSNMTAQTLVVQPLQQTGANLSTEKLGHGTGHVPIQPKTAQGHRLPVQMPPRHPPPILPAPPNNGQATGGHHPPHVPVQLVGARQSTLGNSQALAVAQARTCCAQQDATAVVPINNSGGNVVTMVTAVETGGAGMCLKTAQSALPVSQMQTNQSSALSQGNPASVTHSMDGQNNSGDSVFIQSGTAQTKPGIGPLKRKSESDLPHEMSVEAVNASPSLQDSAPPLSPAPSLDTVPEMAFSSPPTLSLSLPLPRGGGQGDRAPVPQAVVKPQVLTHLIEGFVIQEGAEPFPVAGPLKELPVAVPPILHPENVRSDKLKCEYCLRFAPANQFRRSKRFCSKTCAKRYNVSCSNHFRVSRGLEGVERPSGGPVVQDVIARRRGPRRSSSEIACAKITGRHLPVKCRSESSRSEDISSCEGEEEEDFLSLSPSSSFSCPRPTHCGPQLDDTAPSSLPVDENHFLSGNPAHWSVEEVCQFISSLQGCEDLASQFLSQEIDGQALMLLKEEHLMSTMNIKLGPALKICASINSLKD, from the exons ATGGAGGCAGGAGAAGACCAGACCAACTCCAGCTCAGCCAATAGCAGCGCAGCATCAGGGGGAAACTCCCGCCCCCCTCAGATAGCTCAAATGTCTCTGTATGAAAGGCAAGCCGTGCAG GCACTGCAGGCATTACAGAGGCAGCCCAATGCAGCTCAGTACTTTCAGCAGCTGATGCTGCAGCAGCACATCAACAGCGCTCAACTCAACCTGGCTGCTGTGCAACAG gCAACTCTTGCAGCGAGTCGTCAGTCCAGTTCTCCCAGTAACAGTGTCTCTCAAGCTACAAGTTCAGCACAATGCACA gtcaaCTTAAGTACCGCAGCTGGTGGAGGGACCATGACAAAC CCCCGTCCAGTGGGACCTGCCACCTCTGCAACATCACCAGCCCTTAACCAGTCAGTTTTGTTAGGTGGAAACTCGGGTGGACAGGGTCAGATGTACCTGAGA GTAAACCGCTCTCTCAGGGCACCTCTCACCCCTCAGCTCATTTTCATGCATGGTACTCCCGCGACAGCTGCTGTGTCAACGGTTGCCCAACAGCAGccccagcagcagcagcagcagcagcaacaacaggAAACGGCTCCCACATCCTCAAGTAACCAGTCAGACAATGATCAG GTACAGAATTTGGCAATGCGTTGCGTTTCCACTCCAAGGGTGGCTGCTGTGAAGACAGAGTTTGCAGACAGGAAGGAGACAAGTG GCTCATTCCCACTTAACCAGCAAACTCAGACTCAGCAGCAGTTTGGTCAGTCAGCCCAGCAGATCCAACCACAGACTCAAGCGCTCGCCAACACCAAACTGCAAAACTGCTCTAATGCCGCTAATCCCAGCATGCCTGGCCTCAACGTGAAGGGCGCTAACCAATCGGCTGTCACCCCACAGCAAGCAGGAGGTTCCTCCAATCCTCCGTCCTCCTCGCCTTCCCCCTCGCTCCCTCTCTCCCAGATCCTCCTTTCTCAATCTGGCTTGTGCCAAGCTCGAGGAGTACCAGCTGCTGCGGCCACCGTTACCCACATCCTAGTGCCCACCTCCAATGTTCCTACATCTTCTCAAGGCTATCCGATGGGCACGGTGGCAACCAAATCCAACATGACTGCCCAGACATTAGTGGTGCAGCCACTCCAGCAGACAGGGGCAAATTTGAGCACAGAAAAACTGGGTCATGGAACGGGACATGTGCCCATTCAGCCTAAAACAGCTCAGGGGCATCGGCTGCCGGTGCAGATGCCCCCTCGCCACCCTCCTCCTATTCTCCCAGCACCACCCAACAATGGCCAAGCCACGGGAGGCCATCACCCTCCTCACGTCCCGGTTCAGCTGGTTGGAGCGAGGCAGAGCACACTAGGAAACTCCCAGGCTTTAGCAGTGGCCCAGGCTCGGACCTGTTGCGCCCAGCAGGACGCCACGGCTGTCGTGCCCATCAATAACTCCGGTGGCAATGTTGTTACTATGGTGACTGCTGTGGAAACAGGCGGAGCCGGCATGTGCCTTAAAACAGCCCAAAGTGCCCTCCCAGTGTCTCAGATGCAAACCAATCAGAGCTCAGCGCTGAGTCAGGGTAATCCTGCTTCGGTCACACACTCGATGGATGGACAGAATAACTCTGGagattctgtttttattcagtcTGGAACAGCTCAG ACGAAGCCTGGGATTGGTCCATTGAAAAGAAAATCTGAATCAGATTTACCCCATGAGATGTCAGTTGAAGCCGTAAATGCAAGTCCGTCACTGCAAGACTCCGCTCCTCCTCTCTCACCAGCTCCCTCATTAGATACAG TCCCAGAGATGGCGTTCTCCTCTCCTCctactctctctctttctctccctctccctcgtGGAGGAGGGCAGGGTGATCGAGCACCTGTCCCACAGGCTGTGGTCAAACCTCAGGTTCTCACTCACCTCATTGAGGGCTTTGTTATCCAGGAGGGAGCTGAACCTTTCCCT GTGGCTGGGCCATTGAAAGAACTTCCTGTGGCTGTTCCACCTATCCTACATCCAGAGAATGTCCGCTCTGATA AGTTAAAGTGTGAATACTGTCTAAGATTTGCACCGGCCAACCAGTTCAGACGATCCAAGCGcttctgttccaaaacctgtGCAAAGAG GTACAATGTCAGCTGCAGTAACCACTTCCGTGTCAGCAGGGGTCTTGAGGGTGTAGAACGGCCATCAGGGGGCCCTGTTGTACAGGATGTTATTGCTAGACGCAGAGGTCCTCGCAGAAGCAGTTCTGAGATCGCCTGTGCTAAAATAACAGGCAGGCATCTTCCTGTAAAG TGTCGTTCAGAATCTAGTCGTTCTGAGGACATCTCCAGCTGTGAGGGTGAGGAAGAGGAAGACTTCTTGTCACTCTCTCCCAGCTCATCCTTCTCATGCCCGAGACCAACCCACTGTGGTCCTCAGTTGGATGACACAGCACCAAGTAGCCTCCCAGTGGATGAGAACCACTTCTTATCTGGCAACCCGGCTCACTGGAGTGTGGAGGAAGTTTGTCAGTTCATTTCTTCTCTTCAAG GTTGTGAGGACCTGGCATCCCAGTTCCTTTCACAGGAGATTGATGGGCAAGCGCTCATGCTTCTTAAGGAAGAGCATCTTATGTCCACCATGAACATCAAACTCGGTCCTGCCCTTAAAATCTGTGCTTCTATCAACAGCCTGAAGGATTGA
- the LOC127177989 gene encoding uncharacterized protein LOC127177989: protein MEPKKTRVGELKDGSRKKGNWLDGQKTGMNDDIYELKLKIRMGIGRTGNTGGKKESGTEKQGFGDSSKPGFGHRSRVFLPEKAQPASSTSSGEISVSDYLVLLKTLQINLPNGVLNPKVIRLSQNAGIVQKAQGIVKELENLKLQFNSIPRLGCRELKNSLSLKDNGKILELTMMIFFEKRDDSVEALRAQWRKNVANTTCGFRFRDRYQTNTISTPAMYATTQTRSWRHLEVGDNLPNISAGVTVNVRDIENKDYADESALWITSSPQRFGKYFQNPGDERECLKFYHELRETGTNRRVRYTKGNKVDFGFLSGRLDFLAEIKGEKSEKIVIECKGTTGDMVGKVFTKPKNGGRHAQLNETHEYYYQVQAYMYILNRAAKQTQGFTSDRAVMVIRHYHKNGQEPRDFYWNYLRKNEAIQQKIDELRVFCEEEVLACFLAVLNLIFQKDTK, encoded by the coding sequence ATGGAGCCTAAAAAAACCAGAGTGGGTGAATTGAAAGATGGAAGCAGGAAAAAGGGAAATTGGTTGGATGGACAGAAGACAGGGATGAATGATGACATTTatgaactaaaactgaaaataaggATGGGAATCGGCAGGACTGGAAACACGGGTGGTAAGAAAGAAAGCGGAACAGAAAAGCAAGGTTTTGGGGACAGTTCAAAACCAGGATTTGGGCACCGTTCTAGGGTTTTTTTGCCTGAAAAAGCGCAGCCTGCTTCCAGCACCAGCTCCGGTGAAATATCAGTAAGTGACTACTTAGTACTTCTAAAGACACTTCAAATTAACTTGCCCAATGGTGTCCTGAACCCTAAAGTCATCAGGCTCTCACAGAATGCAGGAATCGTTCAGAAAGCCCAGGGTATTGTAAAAGAACTGGAAAACTTAAAGCTTCAGTTTAACAGCATTCCACGTCTTGGCTGCCGGGAACTTAAGAACTCACTCTCATTGAAAGACAATGGAAAAATTCTTGAACTCACAATGATGATTTTCTTCGAAAAAAGAGACGATTCAGTGGAAGCTCTTAGAGCGCAGTGGAGAAAGAACGTAGCAAACACAACCTGTGGATTCAGGTTCAGAGACAGATACCAGACAAACACCATCTCCACACCTGCTATGTATGCTACAACACAAACAAGGAGCTGGAGACATTTAGAAGTTGGAGATAATCTTCCAAATATTTCTGCGGGTGTGACAGTGAATGTCCGTGACATTGAGAACAAAGACTATGCTGATGAGTCAGCTCTCTGGATAACCTCTTCTCCACAAAGGTTCGGCAAATATTTCCAAAACCCAGGAGATGAACGTGAATGTCTTAAGTTCTATCACGAGCTGCGAGAAACTGGTACAAACAGGAGAGTGAGGTACACCAAAGGTAACAAAGTAGACTTTGGATTCCTCTCTGGAAGGCTGGACTTCTTAGCAGAaataaaaggggaaaaaagtgaAAAGATAGTGATTGAGTGTAAAGGAACCACTGGAGATATGGTGGGCAAAGTcttcactaaaccaaaaaatgGTGGTCGTCATGCACAACTGAATGAAACACATGAATACTACTATCAAGTCCAGGCCTATATGTACATCTTAAACAGGgcagcaaaacaaacacaaggCTTCACCTCTGACAGGGCCGTTATGGTGATTAGACACTATCACAAGAATGGACAAGAACCTAGAGATTTCTACTGGAATTATCTGAGAAAGAATGAAGCAATACAGCAGAAAATTGATGAACTGCGTGTTTTCTGTGAAGAAGAGGTTCTGGCCTGTTTCCTGGCTGTTCTCAATCTGATCTTCCAAAAGGACACAAAGTGA